A single genomic interval of Mesoplodon densirostris isolate mMesDen1 chromosome 8, mMesDen1 primary haplotype, whole genome shotgun sequence harbors:
- the ACKR3 gene encoding atypical chemokine receptor 3 isoform X1 — protein sequence MYEEASLSEEENWAENLFGFRVGLNSLLWRITRACRLIAARDTMDLHVFDYSEPGNFSDISWPCNSSDCIVVDTVQCANMPNKNVLLYTLSFIYIFIFVIGMIANSVVVWVNIQAKTTGYDTHCYILNLAIADLWVVVTIPVWVVSLVQHNQWPMGELTCKVTHLIFSINLFGSIFFLTCMSVDRYLSVAYFTNTSSRKKKMVRRAVCVLAWLLAFCVSLPDTYYLKTVTSASNNETYCRSFYPEHSVKEWLISMELISVVLGFALPFSIIAIFYFLLARAISSSSDQEKHSSRKIILSYVVVFLVCWLPYHVVVLLDIFSILHYIPFTCQLENFLFTALHVTQCLSLVHCCVNPVLYSFINRNYRYELMKAFIFKYSAKTGLTKLIDASRVSETEYSALEQNTK from the exons ATGTATGAAGAGGCATCCTTGAGCGAAGAAGAAAACTGGGCTGAGAATCTCTTTGGGTTCAGAGTGGGTTTGAATTCACTGCTTTGGAGGATTACCAGAGCCT GCCGTTTGATCGCTGCCCGTGACACCATGGATCTGCACGTCTTCGACTACTCGGAACCGGGGAACTTCTCCGACATCAGCTGGCCGTGCAACAGCAGTGACTGCATCGTCGTGGACACTGTGCAGTGCGCCAACATGCCCAACAAGAACGTCCTGCTGTACACGCTCTCCTTCATTTACATCTTCATCTTTGTGATCGGCATGATCGCCAACTCCGTGGTGGTCTGGGTGAACATCCAGGCCAAGACCACGGGCTACGACACGCACTGCTACATCTTGAACCTGGCCATCGCCGACCTGTGGGTGGTGGTCACCATCCCGGTCTGGGTGGTCAGCCTCGTGCAGCATAACCAGTGGCCCATGGGCGAGCTCACGTGCAAGGTCACTCACCTCATCTTCTCCATCAACCTCTTTGGCAGCATCTTCTTCCTTACGTGCATGAGCGTGGACCGCTACCTCTCTGTCGCCTACTTCACCAACACCTCCAGCCGCAAGAAGAAGATGGTGCGCCGCGCCGTGTGTGTCCTGGCGTGGCTCCTGGCCTTCTGCGTGTCCCTGCCCGACACCTACTACCTGAAGACTGTCACGTCCGCTTCGAACAATGAGACCTACTGCCGGTCCTTTTACCCCGAGCACAGCGTCAAGGAGTGGCTGAtcagcatggagctgatctccgtgGTCCTGGGCTTTGCCCTCCCTTTCTCCATCATTGCCATCTTCTACTTCCTGCTGGCCCGAGCCATCTCCTCCTCCAGCGACCAGGAAAAGCACAGCAGCCGGAAGATCATCCTTTCCTACGTGGTGGTCTTCCTCGTGTGCTGGCTCCCCTACCACGTCGTGGTGCTACTGGACATCTTCTCCATCCTCCACTACATCCCCTTCACCTGCCAGCTGGAGAACTTCCTCTTCACGGCTCTGCACGTCACGCAGTGCCTGTCCCTGGTGCATTGCTGCGTCAACCCCGTGCTCTATAGCTTCATCAACCGCAACTACAGGTACGAGCTGATGAAAGCCTTCATCTTCAAGTACTCGGCCAAAACGGGTCTCACCAAGCTCATCGATGCCTCCCGAGTGTCGGAGACCGAGTACTCGGCTTTGGAGCAAAACACCAAGTGA
- the ACKR3 gene encoding atypical chemokine receptor 3 isoform X2 yields MDLHVFDYSEPGNFSDISWPCNSSDCIVVDTVQCANMPNKNVLLYTLSFIYIFIFVIGMIANSVVVWVNIQAKTTGYDTHCYILNLAIADLWVVVTIPVWVVSLVQHNQWPMGELTCKVTHLIFSINLFGSIFFLTCMSVDRYLSVAYFTNTSSRKKKMVRRAVCVLAWLLAFCVSLPDTYYLKTVTSASNNETYCRSFYPEHSVKEWLISMELISVVLGFALPFSIIAIFYFLLARAISSSSDQEKHSSRKIILSYVVVFLVCWLPYHVVVLLDIFSILHYIPFTCQLENFLFTALHVTQCLSLVHCCVNPVLYSFINRNYRYELMKAFIFKYSAKTGLTKLIDASRVSETEYSALEQNTK; encoded by the coding sequence ATGGATCTGCACGTCTTCGACTACTCGGAACCGGGGAACTTCTCCGACATCAGCTGGCCGTGCAACAGCAGTGACTGCATCGTCGTGGACACTGTGCAGTGCGCCAACATGCCCAACAAGAACGTCCTGCTGTACACGCTCTCCTTCATTTACATCTTCATCTTTGTGATCGGCATGATCGCCAACTCCGTGGTGGTCTGGGTGAACATCCAGGCCAAGACCACGGGCTACGACACGCACTGCTACATCTTGAACCTGGCCATCGCCGACCTGTGGGTGGTGGTCACCATCCCGGTCTGGGTGGTCAGCCTCGTGCAGCATAACCAGTGGCCCATGGGCGAGCTCACGTGCAAGGTCACTCACCTCATCTTCTCCATCAACCTCTTTGGCAGCATCTTCTTCCTTACGTGCATGAGCGTGGACCGCTACCTCTCTGTCGCCTACTTCACCAACACCTCCAGCCGCAAGAAGAAGATGGTGCGCCGCGCCGTGTGTGTCCTGGCGTGGCTCCTGGCCTTCTGCGTGTCCCTGCCCGACACCTACTACCTGAAGACTGTCACGTCCGCTTCGAACAATGAGACCTACTGCCGGTCCTTTTACCCCGAGCACAGCGTCAAGGAGTGGCTGAtcagcatggagctgatctccgtgGTCCTGGGCTTTGCCCTCCCTTTCTCCATCATTGCCATCTTCTACTTCCTGCTGGCCCGAGCCATCTCCTCCTCCAGCGACCAGGAAAAGCACAGCAGCCGGAAGATCATCCTTTCCTACGTGGTGGTCTTCCTCGTGTGCTGGCTCCCCTACCACGTCGTGGTGCTACTGGACATCTTCTCCATCCTCCACTACATCCCCTTCACCTGCCAGCTGGAGAACTTCCTCTTCACGGCTCTGCACGTCACGCAGTGCCTGTCCCTGGTGCATTGCTGCGTCAACCCCGTGCTCTATAGCTTCATCAACCGCAACTACAGGTACGAGCTGATGAAAGCCTTCATCTTCAAGTACTCGGCCAAAACGGGTCTCACCAAGCTCATCGATGCCTCCCGAGTGTCGGAGACCGAGTACTCGGCTTTGGAGCAAAACACCAAGTGA